The following are from one region of the Escherichia sp. E4742 genome:
- the cysI gene encoding assimilatory sulfite reductase (NADPH) hemoprotein subunit: MSEKHPGPLVVEGKLADAERMKLESNYLRGTIAEDLNDGLTGGFKGDNFLLIRFHGMYQQDDRDIRAERAEQKLEPRHAMMLRCRLPGGVITTKQWQAIDKFSVENTIYGSIRLTNRQTFQFHGILKKNVKPAHQMLHSVGLDALATANDMNRNVLCTSNPFESQLHAEAYEWAKKISEHLLPRTRAYAEIWLDQEKVATTDEEPILGQTYLPRKFKTTVVIPPQNDIDLHANDMNFVAIAENGKLVGFNLLVGGGLSIEHGNKKTYARTASEFGYLPLEHTLAVAEAVVTTQRDWGNRTDRKNAKTKYTLERVGVETFKAEVERRAGIKFEPIRPYEFTGRGDRIGWIKGIDDKWHLTLFIENGRILDYPGRPLKTGLLEIAKIHKGDFRITANQNLIIAGVPESEKAKIEKIAKESGLMNAVTPQRENSMACVSFPTCPLAMAEAERFLPSFIDNIDNLMAKHGVSDEHIVMRVTGCPNGCGRAMLAEVGLVGKAPGRYNLHLGGNRMGTRIPRMYKENITEPEILASLDELIGRWAKEREAGEGFGDFTVRAGIIRPVLDPARDLWD; this comes from the coding sequence ATGAGCGAAAAACATCCAGGGCCTTTAGTGGTCGAAGGTAAACTGGCAGACGCCGAGCGCATGAAGCTTGAAAGCAACTATCTGCGCGGCACGATTGCTGAAGATTTAAACGACGGCCTGACCGGTGGGTTTAAGGGCGATAACTTCCTGCTGATCCGTTTCCACGGTATGTATCAGCAGGATGACCGTGACATCCGCGCCGAACGTGCTGAACAGAAGCTGGAACCGCGTCACGCGATGATGCTCCGCTGTCGCTTGCCGGGCGGTGTTATCACCACCAAACAGTGGCAGGCGATCGATAAATTTTCGGTGGAAAACACCATTTACGGTAGCATCCGTCTGACCAACCGTCAGACGTTCCAGTTCCACGGTATTCTGAAAAAGAACGTCAAACCTGCGCACCAGATGCTGCACTCGGTCGGTCTGGATGCGTTAGCCACCGCCAACGACATGAACCGTAACGTGCTGTGCACCTCGAACCCGTTCGAGTCGCAGCTGCATGCGGAAGCGTATGAATGGGCGAAGAAAATTTCTGAACATCTGCTGCCGCGTACTCGCGCTTACGCGGAGATCTGGCTCGATCAGGAAAAAGTCGCCACCACCGATGAAGAACCGATCCTCGGTCAGACCTACCTGCCACGTAAGTTCAAAACCACGGTAGTTATCCCGCCGCAGAACGATATCGATCTGCACGCTAACGACATGAACTTCGTGGCAATCGCAGAAAACGGCAAGCTGGTAGGCTTCAACCTGCTGGTGGGCGGTGGGCTTTCCATCGAACACGGTAACAAGAAAACCTACGCCCGCACCGCGAGCGAGTTTGGCTATCTGCCGCTGGAGCATACGCTGGCAGTGGCGGAAGCAGTAGTGACGACTCAGCGTGACTGGGGTAACCGAACCGATCGTAAAAATGCCAAAACCAAATACACGCTGGAGCGCGTGGGGGTCGAGACGTTTAAAGCGGAAGTGGAACGTCGTGCGGGGATCAAGTTCGAACCGATCCGTCCGTATGAGTTCACCGGACGCGGCGATCGCATTGGCTGGATTAAAGGTATTGACGACAAATGGCATCTGACGCTGTTTATCGAAAATGGCCGAATTCTTGATTATCCGGGGCGTCCGCTGAAAACCGGCCTGCTGGAGATCGCGAAGATCCACAAAGGCGATTTCCGCATTACGGCGAACCAGAATCTGATCATCGCCGGTGTGCCGGAAAGCGAGAAAGCGAAGATCGAGAAGATCGCCAAAGAGAGCGGGTTGATGAATGCCGTCACGCCGCAGCGTGAAAACTCAATGGCTTGCGTGTCATTCCCGACTTGCCCGCTGGCGATGGCGGAAGCGGAGCGTTTCCTGCCGTCGTTTATCGATAACATCGATAATTTAATGGCGAAACATGGTGTCAGCGATGAGCATATCGTGATGCGTGTAACAGGCTGCCCGAACGGTTGTGGTCGCGCGATGCTGGCGGAAGTGGGTCTGGTGGGTAAAGCGCCAGGTCGCTACAACCTGCATCTTGGCGGCAACCGCATGGGGACACGTATCCCACGGATGTATAAAGAAAACATCACCGAGCCGGAAATCCTGGCGTCGCTTGATGAACTGATAGGGCGCTGGGCGAAAGAGCGTGAAGCGGGTGAAGGCTTCGGCGACTTTACGGTGCGTGCGGGCATCATTCGCCCGGTGCTCGACCCGGCGCGGGATTTATGGGATTAA
- the cysJ gene encoding NADPH-dependent assimilatory sulfite reductase flavoprotein subunit, producing MTTQVPPSALLPLNPEQLARLQAATTDLTPAQLAWVSGYFWGVLNQQPATLTATPAPAAEMPGITIISASQTGNARRVAEALRDDLLAIKLNVKLVNAGDYKFKQIASEKLLIVVTSTQGEGEPPEEAVALHKFLFSKKAPKLENTAFAVFSLGDSSYEFFCQSGKDFDSKLAELGGERLLDRVDADVEYQAAASEWRARVVDALKLRAPVAAPSQSVATGAVNEIHTSPYSKDAPLVASLSVNQKITGRNSEKDVRHIEIDLGDSGLRYQPGDALGVWYQNDPALVKELVELLWLKGYEPVTVEGKTLPLNEALQWHFELTVNTANIVENYATLTRSETLLPLVGDKAKLQHYAATTPIVDMVRFSPAQLDAEALINLLRPLTPRLYSIASSQAEVENEVHVTVGVVRYDVEGRARAGGASSFLADRVEEEGEVRVFIEHNDNFRLPANPETPVIMIGPGTGIAPFRAFMQQRAADEAPGKNWLFFGNPHFTEDFLYQVEWQRYVKEGVLTRIDLAWSRDQKEKIYVQDKLREQGAELWRWINDGAHIYVCGDANRMAKDVEQALLEVIAEFGGMDTEAADEFLSELRVERRYQRDVY from the coding sequence ATGACGACACAGGTCCCACCTTCCGCGTTGCTTCCGTTGAACCCGGAGCAACTGGCACGCCTTCAGGCGGCCACTACCGATTTAACACCCGCCCAGCTTGCCTGGGTTTCTGGCTATTTCTGGGGCGTGCTCAATCAGCAGCCTGCTACGCTTACAGCGACGCCAGCGCCCGCCGCAGAAATGCCGGGTATTACTATTATCTCCGCTTCGCAAACCGGCAATGCGCGTCGGGTTGCCGAAGCGTTACGGGATGACTTATTAGCGATAAAACTGAACGTTAAGCTGGTGAACGCGGGCGACTATAAATTCAAACAAATCGCCAGTGAAAAACTGCTTATCGTGGTGACGTCAACACAAGGGGAAGGGGAACCGCCGGAAGAAGCCGTCGCGCTGCATAAGTTTCTGTTCTCCAAAAAAGCGCCGAAGCTGGAAAACACCGCGTTTGCCGTGTTTAGCCTTGGCGATAGCTCTTATGAATTTTTCTGCCAGTCCGGGAAAGATTTCGACAGCAAGCTGGCGGAACTGGGCGGTGAACGCCTGCTCGACCGCGTTGATGCGGATGTGGAATACCAGGCCGCTGCCAGCGAGTGGCGCGCCCGCGTGGTTGATGCTCTTAAATTGCGCGCGCCTGTCGCAGCACCTTCACAATCCGTCGCTACTGGCGCGGTAAATGAAATCCACACCAGCCCGTACAGCAAAGACGCGCCGCTGGTGGCAAGCCTCTCTGTTAACCAGAAAATTACCGGGCGTAACTCTGAAAAAGACGTTCGCCATATCGAAATTGATTTAGGCGACTCTGGCCTGCGTTATCAGCCGGGCGATGCGCTGGGTGTGTGGTATCAAAACGATCCGGCACTAGTGAAAGAACTTGTCGAACTGCTGTGGCTGAAAGGCTATGAACCTGTCACCGTTGAGGGCAAAACCCTGCCGTTGAACGAGGCGCTACAGTGGCACTTCGAACTGACCGTCAACACCGCCAATATCGTTGAGAACTACGCTACCTTAACGCGCAGCGAAACACTGCTGCCGCTGGTGGGCGATAAAGCGAAGTTACAGCATTACGCCGCGACCACACCGATTGTCGACATGGTGCGTTTCTCTCCGGCACAGCTGGATGCCGAAGCGCTGATTAACCTGCTGCGCCCGCTGACCCCGCGCCTCTATTCCATCGCCTCCTCGCAGGCGGAAGTCGAGAACGAAGTACACGTCACCGTTGGCGTGGTGCGTTACGACGTGGAAGGCCGCGCCCGTGCCGGTGGTGCCTCCAGTTTCCTCGCGGACCGTGTGGAAGAAGAGGGCGAAGTTCGCGTCTTTATCGAACATAACGACAACTTCCGCCTGCCCGCTAACCCGGAAACCCCGGTGATTATGATTGGCCCAGGTACTGGTATTGCGCCGTTCCGCGCCTTTATGCAGCAACGTGCCGCCGACGAAGCGCCGGGCAAAAACTGGCTGTTCTTTGGCAATCCGCACTTTACGGAAGATTTCCTCTACCAGGTGGAATGGCAGCGTTACGTGAAAGAAGGCGTGCTGACGCGCATCGATCTCGCCTGGTCGCGCGATCAAAAAGAAAAAATTTACGTACAAGACAAACTTCGCGAACAGGGCGCGGAGCTGTGGCGCTGGATCAATGACGGTGCCCACATTTATGTCTGTGGCGACGCTAATCGCATGGCGAAAGACGTTGAACAGGCACTTCTGGAAGTGATTGCCGAATTTGGTGGCATGGACACCGAAGCGGCGGATGAATTTTTAAGTGAGCTGCGCGTAGAGCGCCGTTATCAGCGAGATGTCTACTAA
- the queD gene encoding 6-carboxytetrahydropterin synthase QueD: protein MMSTTLFKDFTFEAAHRLPHVPQGHKCGRLHGHSFMVRLEITGEVDPHTGWIIDFAELKAAFKPTYDRLDHYYLNDIPGLENPTSEVLAKWIWDQVKPVVPLLSAVMVKETCTAGCIYRGE from the coding sequence ATGATGTCCACCACGTTATTTAAAGATTTCACCTTCGAAGCCGCTCACCGTCTGCCGCACGTCCCACAGGGACATAAGTGCGGGCGCTTACACGGGCATTCTTTTATGGTGCGCCTGGAAATCACAGGGGAAGTCGATCCGCATACGGGCTGGATTATCGATTTCGCTGAACTGAAAGCGGCGTTTAAACCGACCTACGATCGCCTCGACCACTATTACCTCAATGATATACCCGGTCTGGAAAACCCAACCAGCGAAGTATTAGCAAAATGGATTTGGGATCAGGTTAAACCGGTTGTTCCGCTGTTAAGTGCGGTGATGGTGAAAGAAACTTGCACCGCAGGTTGCATCTATCGCGGCGAATGA
- a CDS encoding FAD-dependent oxidoreductase, whose translation MEDDCDIIIIGAGIAGTACALRCARAGLSVLLLERAETPGSKNLSGGRLYTHALAELLPQFHLTAPLERRITHESLSLLTPDGATAFSSLQPGGESWSVLRPRFDPWLVAEAEKEGVECIPGATVDALYEENGRVCGVICGDDILRARYVVLAEGANSLLAERHGLVNRPAGESMALGIKEVLALETFAIEERFHLENNEGAALLFSGEICDDLPGGAFLYTNQQTLSLGIVCPLSSLTQSRVPASELLARFKTHPAVRPLIKNTESLEYGAHLVPEGGLHSMPVQYAGNGWLLVGDALRSCVNTGISVRGMDMALTGAQAAAQTLISACQHREPQNLFPLYHHNVERSLLWNVLQRYQHVPALLQRPGWYRAWPALMQDISRDLWDQGDKPVPPLRQLLWRHLRRHGLWHLAGDVIRSLRCL comes from the coding sequence ATGGAAGATGACTGCGACATTATTATTATCGGTGCGGGTATAGCAGGCACCGCTTGTGCTTTACGCTGCGCGCGGGCTGGTTTGTCCGTTCTGTTACTGGAACGCGCTGAAACTCCCGGCAGTAAAAACCTTTCCGGCGGGCGTTTATATACCCATGCGCTCGCTGAACTCCTCCCGCAATTTCATCTGACCGCGCCCCTTGAGCGTCGCATCACCCACGAAAGCCTTTCTCTGTTAACGCCGGATGGCGCAACAGCATTTTCCAGCTTACAGCCTGGCGGTGAATCCTGGAGCGTGTTACGCCCGCGATTCGATCCGTGGCTGGTTGCCGAAGCCGAAAAAGAAGGTGTCGAGTGTATCCCTGGTGCGACGGTAGATGCGCTGTATGAAGAAAACGGCAGAGTGTGTGGCGTTATCTGTGGTGACGATATTCTCCGCGCCCGTTATGTCGTCCTGGCAGAAGGTGCCAATAGCCTCCTGGCAGAACGCCATGGATTAGTTAACCGCCCTGCTGGCGAATCAATGGCGTTAGGAATCAAAGAAGTGCTGGCGCTGGAAACATTCGCTATTGAAGAACGTTTTCATCTGGAGAATAACGAAGGCGCAGCGTTGCTGTTCAGCGGCGAAATCTGTGATGACTTGCCCGGCGGAGCATTTCTTTATACTAATCAACAAACGCTCTCGTTAGGGATTGTTTGCCCGCTCTCTTCCCTTACGCAAAGTCGTGTTCCGGCAAGCGAGCTGCTGGCTCGCTTTAAAACGCATCCAGCAGTGCGCCCGCTTATCAAAAACACGGAATCGCTGGAGTATGGCGCGCATCTGGTGCCAGAAGGTGGCCTGCACAGTATGCCGGTGCAATACGCCGGTAACGGCTGGCTACTGGTGGGCGATGCGTTACGCAGTTGCGTCAATACCGGAATTTCCGTACGCGGCATGGATATGGCGCTGACTGGCGCACAGGCGGCGGCACAAACGCTGATAAGCGCCTGCCAGCACCGCGAGCCGCAAAATCTGTTTCCGCTTTATCATCACAACGTAGAACGCAGCCTGCTGTGGAATGTTCTACAACGTTATCAGCATGTTCCGGCGCTTTTGCAACGCCCGGGATGGTACCGTGCGTGGCCTGCGTTAATGCAGGATATTTCCCGTGATTTATGGGATCAGGGTGATAAACCTGTTCCGCCGCTGCGCCAGTTACTCTGGCGTCATTTACGTCGTCACGGCTTGTGGCATCTGGCGGGCGATGTTATCAGGAGTCTGCGATGTCTGTAG
- a CDS encoding ferredoxin family protein, with the protein MSVARNLWRVADAPHIVPADSVERQTAERLINACPAGLFSLTPEGDLCIDYRSCLECGTCRLLCDEKTLQQWRYPPSGFGITYRFG; encoded by the coding sequence ATGTCTGTAGCCCGTAATCTCTGGCGCGTTGCTGATGCGCCGCACATTGTTCCGGCTGACTCCGTTGAGCGTCAGACGGCAGAACGGTTAATTAACGCCTGTCCGGCTGGTCTTTTTTCGCTCACACCAGAAGGTGACTTATGTATTGATTATCGCAGTTGCCTTGAGTGCGGAACCTGCCGTTTGCTGTGTGACGAAAAAACATTACAACAGTGGCGCTATCCACCTTCCGGATTCGGCATCACCTACCGCTTTGGATAA
- a CDS encoding glycerol-3-phosphate responsive antiterminator — MSLLHLLRQNPVIAAVKDNASLQLAIDSECQFISVLYGNICTISQIVKKIKNAGKYAFIHVDLLEGASNKEVVIQFLKLVTEADGIISTKASMLKAARAEGFFCIHRLFIVDSISFHNIDKQVAQSNPDCIEILPGCMPKVLGWVTEKIRQPLIAGGLVCDEEDARNAINAGVVALSTTNTGVWTLAKKLL; from the coding sequence ATGTCCCTCTTACACCTGCTCCGCCAGAATCCGGTGATTGCTGCCGTTAAAGATAATGCCAGCCTGCAACTGGCAATCGATTCTGAATGCCAGTTTATTTCCGTGCTATACGGCAATATCTGCACCATCAGTCAAATCGTCAAAAAGATTAAAAACGCCGGGAAATATGCCTTTATTCATGTCGATTTGCTGGAAGGCGCATCGAACAAAGAAGTGGTGATTCAGTTTCTGAAACTGGTGACCGAGGCGGACGGCATTATCAGCACCAAAGCCTCAATGCTGAAAGCGGCAAGGGCGGAAGGTTTTTTCTGTATTCATCGCCTGTTTATTGTCGATTCGATTTCGTTTCACAACATTGATAAGCAGGTTGCGCAATCGAACCCAGATTGTATTGAGATCCTGCCAGGCTGTATGCCCAAAGTGCTGGGCTGGGTGACGGAGAAAATCCGCCAGCCGCTGATTGCTGGCGGGCTGGTGTGCGATGAAGAAGATGCGCGTAATGCGATTAACGCGGGTGTCGTGGCGCTTTCCACCACGAATACCGGGGTCTGGACGTTAGCGAAAAAATTGCTTTGA
- a CDS encoding electron transfer flavoprotein subunit alpha/FixB family protein produces the protein MNIAIVTINQEHAAIAGWLAEQDFSGSTLTHWQIEPQPMVAEQVLDTLVEQWQRTPVDVVLFPPGTFGDELSTRLAWRLHGACVCQVISLDIPTASVRKSHWGNALTATLQTEKRPLCLSLARQVGAAKNVTLPSGMQQLNIVPGALPEWLVNIENLKNVTRDPLAEARRVLVVGQGGEADNQEIATLAEKLGAEVGYSRARVMNGGFEAEKVIGISGHLLAPDVCIVAGASGAAALMAGVRNSKFVVAINHDACAAVFSQADVGVVDDWKAVLEALATNIHADCQ, from the coding sequence ATGAATATCGCAATTGTGACAATAAATCAGGAACATGCCGCAATAGCAGGCTGGCTGGCTGAGCAGGATTTCAGCGGCAGCACACTAACGCACTGGCAAATCGAGCCGCAGCCGATGGTCGCGGAACAGGTGCTGGATACGCTGGTAGAACAGTGGCAGCGAACGCCTGTGGACGTTGTTCTCTTTCCGCCGGGAACGTTTGGTGATGAACTGTCGACCCGGCTGGCCTGGCGTTTACATGGAGCCTGTGTCTGCCAGGTGATTTCATTAGATATACCGACCGCAAGCGTGCGCAAATCCCACTGGGGAAATGCGCTAACGGCGACGCTGCAAACAGAAAAACGCCCGCTATGTCTTTCCCTGGCGCGCCAGGTTGGAGCGGCGAAAAACGTCACGTTGCCCTCTGGTATGCAACAACTGAATATTGTTCCCGGAGCGCTTCCCGAGTGGCTGGTTAACATAGAAAACCTGAAAAATGTTACCCGTGACCCATTAGCTGAGGCCAGACGGGTGCTGGTGGTGGGGCAGGGCGGAGAGGCAGATAACCAGGAAATCGCTACGCTGGCTGAAAAGCTGGGGGCAGAAGTGGGCTACAGTCGGGCGCGAGTGATGAACGGTGGCTTTGAAGCCGAAAAGGTCATTGGTATTTCCGGGCATTTGTTGGCGCCAGATGTTTGCATTGTGGCGGGCGCATCCGGTGCGGCAGCGTTAATGGCAGGCGTACGTAATAGTAAGTTTGTGGTGGCGATTAATCATGACGCCTGCGCGGCGGTATTTTCGCAGGCAGATGTTGGCGTGGTGGATGACTGGAAAGCCGTGCTGGAGGCACTGGCGACAAACATTCACGCAGATTGCCAATAA
- a CDS encoding electron transfer flavoprotein subunit beta/FixA family protein, with protein MNILLAFKAEPDAGMLAEKEWLAAAQGNSGPDVSLLRSLLGADEQAAAALLLAQRKNGTPMTLTALSMGDERALHWLRYLMALGFEEAVLLETAADLRFAPEFVARHIAEWQRLNTMDLIITGCQSSEGQNGQTPFLLAEILAWPCFTQVERFTLDAPFITLEQRTENGLRCCRVRLPAVIAVRQCGEVALPVPGMRQRMAAGKSEITRETLVAEAPVIQCLQLARPEQRRRATLIDGQTVAEKAQKLWQDYLRQRMQP; from the coding sequence ATGAACATTCTGTTAGCGTTTAAAGCCGAACCGGATGCCGGAATGCTGGCGGAAAAAGAGTGGTTAGCGGCAGCTCAGGGTAATAGTGGGCCGGATGTTTCGTTGCTGCGAAGTTTACTCGGCGCTGATGAACAGGCCGCTGCCGCGCTGCTATTGGCGCAGAGAAAAAATGGCACGCCGATGACTTTAACCGCGTTGAGCATGGGGGATGAACGGGCGTTGCACTGGCTGCGCTATCTCATGGCTCTTGGGTTTGAGGAAGCTGTATTGCTGGAGACGGCGGCAGATCTGCGCTTTGCGCCAGAATTTGTCGCCCGGCATATTGCCGAATGGCAGCGCCTGAATACGATGGACTTGATCATTACCGGCTGCCAAAGCAGCGAGGGGCAGAATGGGCAAACGCCGTTTTTGTTGGCGGAAATACTGGCCTGGCCCTGTTTCACCCAGGTGGAGCGTTTTACTCTCGACGCGCCGTTTATTACCCTCGAACAGCGTACTGAAAATGGGTTGCGCTGTTGTCGTGTCCGCTTGCCCGCGGTGATTGCTGTGCGTCAGTGTGGTGAAGTCGCCTTGCCTGTACCGGGAATGCGTCAGCGTATGGCGGCGGGGAAATCGGAGATTACCCGCGAAACACTTGTCGCAGAAGCGCCAGTGATACAGTGCCTGCAACTGGCAAGGCCAGAGCAACGACGCAGAGCGACGCTGATTGATGGGCAAACGGTAGCAGAAAAAGCGCAAAAGCTATGGCAGGACTATTTACGCCAAAGGATGCAGCCATGA
- a CDS encoding MFS transporter, whose product MTGRCLFGFSTGKPFLLPDNEGVKMNTSPVRMDDLPLNRFHCRIAALTFGAHLTDGYVLGVIGYAIIQLTPAMQLTPFMAGMIGSSALLGLFIGSLVLGWISDHIGRQKIFTFSFLLITLASFLQFFATTPEHLIGLRILIGIGLGGDYSVGHTLLAEFSPRRHRGILLGAFSVVWTVGYVLASIAGHHFISENPEAWRWLLASAALPALLITLLRWGTPESPRWLLRQGRFAEAHAIVHRYFGPHVLLGDEVATATHKHIKTLFSSRYWRRTAFNSVFFVCLVIPWFVIYTWLPTIAQTIGLEDALTASLMLNALLIVGAILGLFLTHLLAHRKFLLGSFLLLAVTLIVMACLPSGSSLTLLLFVVFSTTISAVSNLVGILPAESFPTDIRSLGVGFATAMSRLGAAVSTGLLPWILAQWGMQVTLLLLAAVLLVGFVVTWLWAPETKALPLVAAGNAGGANEHSVSV is encoded by the coding sequence ATGACGGGGCGTTGCCTTTTCGGCTTCTCAACCGGGAAGCCGTTCTTATTACCGGACAATGAAGGGGTAAAGATGAACACTTCACCGGTGCGAATGGATGATTTACCGCTTAACCGTTTTCACTGTCGAATTGCCGCGCTCACTTTCGGCGCGCACCTGACCGACGGTTATGTTCTTGGCGTCATTGGTTACGCCATTATTCAGCTTACACCTGCTATGCAACTAACGCCTTTTATGGCGGGAATGATCGGCAGCTCGGCGCTGCTTGGCCTGTTTATCGGCAGCCTGGTTCTGGGCTGGATCTCCGACCATATTGGCCGGCAAAAAATCTTCACCTTCAGCTTCTTGCTGATCACACTCGCCTCTTTTTTACAATTTTTTGCCACCACGCCAGAGCATCTTATTGGACTGCGCATTTTGATTGGCATTGGTCTGGGAGGCGACTACTCAGTCGGTCACACCTTGCTGGCTGAATTTTCCCCGCGCCGCCACCGCGGTATTTTGCTGGGCGCGTTCAGCGTGGTGTGGACCGTAGGCTATGTGTTGGCAAGTATTGCCGGACATCACTTTATTTCCGAAAACCCGGAAGCCTGGCGCTGGCTGCTGGCATCGGCGGCGTTGCCAGCTTTGCTGATTACGCTTTTACGCTGGGGAACGCCAGAATCGCCACGCTGGCTGCTGCGCCAGGGGCGTTTTGCAGAAGCTCACGCTATCGTGCATCGCTATTTTGGTCCCCATGTTTTACTGGGCGATGAAGTGGCAACGGCGACCCATAAACACATCAAAACCTTGTTCTCTTCGCGCTACTGGCGGCGCACGGCGTTTAACAGCGTCTTCTTTGTCTGCCTCGTGATCCCGTGGTTTGTGATTTACACCTGGCTGCCGACTATCGCCCAGACTATCGGTCTGGAAGATGCGCTGACTGCCAGTCTGATGCTTAACGCGTTGTTAATTGTTGGCGCGATATTAGGTTTATTCCTGACCCACCTGCTGGCGCATCGCAAATTTTTACTTGGCAGTTTTTTGCTGCTGGCAGTTACGTTAATAGTGATGGCCTGCCTGCCTTCCGGCAGTTCGCTAACGTTACTGCTTTTTGTCGTCTTCAGTACCACCATTTCGGCGGTCAGTAATCTGGTGGGCATTTTGCCTGCAGAAAGTTTTCCTACTGACATTCGCTCGTTGGGCGTCGGTTTTGCCACCGCCATGAGTCGACTCGGCGCGGCGGTAAGTACTGGTCTGCTGCCGTGGATTCTGGCGCAGTGGGGAATGCAAGTTACTTTATTGCTACTGGCGGCAGTGTTGTTAGTTGGTTTTGTCGTGACCTGGCTATGGGCGCCAGAAACCAAAGCTCTGCCGCTGGTGGCGGCGGGAAATGCAGGAGGTGCTAATGAACATTCTGTTAGCGTTTAA
- a CDS encoding FAD-binding oxidoreductase, with translation MSLSRAAIVDQLKEIVGADRVITDETVLKKNSIDRFRKFPDIHGIYTLPIPAAVVKLGSTEQVSRVLNFMNAHKINGVPRTGASATEGGLETVVENSVVLDGSAMNQIINIDIENMQATAQCGVPLEVLENALREKGYTTGHSPQSKPLAQMGGLVATRSIGQFSTLYGAIEDMVVGLEAVLADGTVTRIKNVPRRAAGPDIRHIIIGNEGALCYITEVTVKIFKFTPENNLFYGYVLEDMKTGFNILREIMVEGYRPSIARLYDAEDSTQHFTHFADGKCVLIFMAEGNPRIAKATGEGIAEIVARYPQCQRVDSKLIETWFNHLNWGPDKVAAERVQILKTGNMGFTTEVSGCWSCIHEIYESVINRIRTEFPHADDITMLGGHSSHSYQNGTNMYFVYDYNVVDCKPEEEIDKYHNPLNKIICEETIRLGGSMVHHHGIGKHRVHWSKLEHGSAWALLEGLKKQFDPNGIMNTGTIYPIEK, from the coding sequence ATGTCTTTATCTCGCGCAGCGATTGTCGACCAGCTAAAGGAAATTGTTGGTGCAGATCGCGTAATTACCGATGAAACAGTATTAAAGAAGAACAGTATTGACCGTTTTCGTAAATTTCCGGATATTCATGGCATTTATACTTTGCCGATTCCGGCAGCGGTCGTAAAACTCGGTTCCACAGAACAAGTCTCCCGTGTGCTGAATTTTATGAATGCGCACAAAATTAACGGTGTGCCGCGTACCGGCGCTTCCGCCACTGAAGGCGGGCTGGAAACCGTTGTGGAAAACTCGGTGGTGCTCGACGGCTCCGCCATGAATCAAATCATTAATATTGATATTGAGAATATGCAGGCGACGGCGCAATGTGGCGTTCCGCTGGAGGTGCTGGAAAACGCGTTGCGTGAAAAAGGTTACACCACGGGGCATTCTCCGCAGTCAAAGCCGCTGGCGCAGATGGGCGGCCTGGTAGCAACCCGCAGTATCGGGCAGTTCTCCACACTCTACGGCGCAATCGAAGATATGGTCGTTGGTCTGGAAGCAGTATTGGCTGATGGCACCGTAACACGCATTAAAAACGTGCCACGTCGCGCGGCAGGCCCGGACATTCGTCACATCATCATCGGCAACGAAGGTGCACTGTGCTATATCACTGAAGTTACGGTAAAAATCTTTAAATTCACGCCAGAAAACAACCTTTTCTATGGCTATGTACTGGAAGACATGAAAACCGGCTTCAACATCCTGCGTGAAATCATGGTGGAAGGGTATCGTCCGTCGATCGCTCGCCTGTATGACGCTGAAGATAGTACGCAGCACTTCACCCATTTTGCCGACGGAAAATGTGTGCTGATCTTTATGGCTGAAGGCAATCCGCGCATTGCGAAGGCTACGGGCGAAGGGATTGCGGAAATCGTTGCCCGCTACCCGCAATGCCAGCGCGTGGACAGCAAGCTGATCGAAACCTGGTTTAATCATCTGAACTGGGGACCAGATAAAGTGGCTGCCGAACGCGTGCAGATCCTCAAAACCGGAAATATGGGCTTTACCACTGAAGTGTCCGGCTGCTGGAGCTGCATCCACGAAATCTACGAAAGCGTTATTAACCGTATTCGTACCGAGTTTCCACACGCCGACGACATCACCATGCTGGGTGGCCACTCTTCTCACAGCTACCAGAACGGCACCAACATGTACTTCGTCTACGACTACAACGTTGTTGACTGTAAGCCGGAAGAGGAAATCGACAAGTACCACAATCCGCTCAACAAAATCATCTGCGAAGAAACCATTCGCCTCGGCGGTTCGATGGTGCACCACCACGGTATTGGTAAACATCGCGTCCACTGGAGCAAGCTGGAACACGGCAGCGCGTGGGCGTTACTGGAAGGGCTGAAAAAGCAGTTCGATCCTAACGGCATTATGAATACGGGTACTATCTATCCGATTGAAAAATAA